A region of the Yarrowia lipolytica chromosome 1C, complete sequence genome:
CTGCATAGGCATACAGGTGTTGCTACTCATTGCCTCTTCCATGTTTGTAACTCATTCGCGTGAAATACCATAAATGTCCATTTTAATCTATACAATATTCAAAATTAgttgctcttcttggcccgcttcttcttggggggctcctcaacctcttcctcgtcctcctcgtcatcctcgtcatcctcttcctcctcttcctcctttttgtcgttttctTCGAGATCTTCAGGGTTCTCAAGAGCGTCGGCGaactcgtcttcctcctcctcactGGAAGATTCGGTCCCTGCCTCAGCCTCGGGCTCGGGCTTCGCCTTGATTAGagcaatcttctccatggGAACACCTGTGGTATTGTATAGGTAGGCGGCCTTATTGGTTCGGTACTCAGCCAGTCGCTCGAGGTACTGCTGTCTGTACTGGTCCTTTCGCTCCTCGGGCAGGTCGGCCCACATTTGGGTAACCTCCGCGGCCATTTGCGAGCTAGCAAGAGCAGAAAGACCCTTGGCTTTTCGCTCGGCCCGGATCACGGCCCGCTGGTCGGTCGAAAAGGCCAGAAACACGGTCATGGGCTTCTTAGGCATGTTGGGGTCTCTTCGTGCTCGCTTGGGCTTtgtctgctgtt
Encoded here:
- a CDS encoding uncharacterized protein (Compare to YALI0C24398g, weakly similar to uniprot|Q03973 Saccharomyces cerevisiae YDR174w HMO1 Non-histone protein), whose product is MAKTRLIRVDLDDQTLGYLKGKRDQVVAATRTLELASQNVAWALKDFHSDYQQIIGNVTKMSEDEIARLQELSPDSLPHLSSIMTQFNESHQQQQTKPKRARRDPNMPKKPMTVFLAFSTDQRAVIRAERKAKGLSALASSQMAAEVTQMWADLPEERKDQYRQQYLERLAEYRTNKAAYLYNTTGVPMEKIALIKAKPEPEAEAGTESSSEEEEDEFADALENPEDLEENDKKEEEEEEDDEDDEEDEEEVEEPPKKKRAKKSN